A portion of the Corynebacterium occultum genome contains these proteins:
- the rpsO gene encoding 30S ribosomal protein S15, whose amino-acid sequence MALSTEQKKSILSEYGLHETDTGSPEAQVAMLTTRINSLTEHLKFHKHDHHSRRGLLLLVGRRRGLLKYLANNNVDRYRDLISRLGLRR is encoded by the coding sequence ATGGCACTGAGCACTGAGCAGAAGAAGAGCATCCTTTCCGAGTACGGTCTGCACGAGACCGACACCGGTTCCCCCGAGGCGCAGGTCGCAATGCTGACCACCCGCATCAACAGCCTGACCGAGCACCTGAAGTTCCACAAGCACGATCACCACTCCCGTCGTGGTCTGCTGCTGCTGGTCGGTCGTCGCCGCGGCCTCCTGAAGTACCTGGCCAACAACAACGTCGACCGCTACCGTGACCTGATCTCCCGTCTGGGCCTGCGTCGCTAG
- a CDS encoding nucleoside hydrolase, producing MAKKIILDLDTGIDDALALAYALGSPELELIGVTGTYGNVLVETGVRNALAILELFGRSDVPVYTGIPHARERDGFEVLEISEFIHGVNGIGEAELPDASIAARSGSAVDFLVESVKKYGDDLVIVPTGPSTTIAAAIEADENFAENAHIVMMGGALSVPGNVRPWAEANVNQDPEATDLLFRRAKDVTMIGLDVTLQTLLTYEETSQWRELGTPGGDFLAVATDYYIKAYDTTAPHLGGCGLHDPLAVAVAVDPTLVTCLDINMKVDTEGETRGRTIGDEERLNDPVKTTKVAVAVDVERFLKEFMERLSGLAARVESPVSVGVQGR from the coding sequence ATGGCCAAGAAGATCATCCTGGATCTGGATACCGGCATCGACGACGCTCTTGCTCTCGCCTACGCCCTCGGCTCCCCAGAACTGGAGCTCATCGGCGTGACCGGCACCTATGGCAACGTGCTCGTGGAGACCGGGGTGCGCAACGCCCTGGCCATCCTCGAGCTCTTCGGCCGCAGCGATGTTCCCGTCTACACCGGCATCCCCCACGCGCGGGAACGGGATGGTTTCGAGGTTCTGGAGATCTCCGAGTTCATCCACGGTGTCAACGGCATCGGCGAGGCCGAGCTGCCGGATGCCAGCATCGCAGCCCGGTCGGGGAGTGCCGTGGATTTCCTGGTGGAATCCGTCAAGAAGTACGGTGATGATCTCGTGATCGTCCCCACCGGGCCCTCCACCACCATCGCCGCCGCGATCGAGGCTGATGAGAACTTCGCCGAGAACGCCCACATCGTCATGATGGGTGGTGCCCTCAGCGTCCCGGGTAATGTCCGCCCCTGGGCCGAGGCCAATGTCAACCAGGATCCCGAGGCCACGGACCTGCTCTTCCGTCGCGCCAAGGATGTCACCATGATCGGCCTGGATGTCACCCTGCAGACCCTGCTTACCTATGAGGAGACCAGCCAGTGGCGTGAGCTGGGCACCCCCGGTGGTGATTTCCTGGCAGTGGCCACCGACTATTACATCAAGGCCTATGACACCACCGCCCCGCACCTCGGGGGCTGTGGCCTGCATGACCCCCTGGCGGTGGCGGTCGCCGTTGACCCCACCCTGGTCACCTGCCTGGACATCAACATGAAGGTGGACACCGAGGGGGAGACCCGCGGTCGGACCATCGGTGATGAGGAGCGCCTCAACGATCCGGTCAAGACCACCAAGGTCGCGGTTGCCGTGGATGTGGAGCGCTTCCTCAAGGAGTTCATGGAACGACTGAGTGGGCTGGCTGCGCGCGTTGAGAGTCCGGTCAGCGTTGGGGTTCAGGGCCGCTGA
- a CDS encoding bifunctional riboflavin kinase/FAD synthetase, translating to MDIWRGLEEVPQDLAASVVTIGVFDGIHRGHRRLIRTAAARAQEYGLPSVLATFDPHPLAVVRPDKMPPLIGTVATRAELAAELGVDHMLAFRFTREMASLSPEDFFLHVLVEVLKVKTVIVGQNFTFGRNAAGNVDTLRELGEKYDVQVDIVDLLTEEGIILSSTEIRKALRDGDVEKASWILGRDYSIKETVVRGAGRGGKELGYPTANMYFPDQVALPADGVYAGWFTVCGDEPIDGDMEPGVAYPTSISVGTNPTFGDEQRSVESFILDRNADLYGHRAVVTFVKRLRGMEKFASVEQLLSAINQDVVDTRSALDIGKQ from the coding sequence GTGGATATTTGGCGCGGACTAGAAGAAGTACCCCAGGATCTGGCGGCATCGGTCGTTACCATCGGAGTGTTTGACGGCATTCATCGGGGGCATCGCCGACTGATCAGAACGGCGGCGGCGCGTGCGCAGGAATACGGCCTGCCCAGTGTGCTCGCCACCTTTGACCCGCACCCCCTGGCGGTGGTGAGGCCAGATAAAATGCCTCCGCTGATCGGCACCGTCGCCACTCGGGCGGAATTAGCTGCAGAGCTCGGGGTGGACCACATGCTGGCCTTCCGTTTCACCCGGGAGATGGCCTCGTTGAGTCCGGAGGATTTCTTCCTCCATGTCCTGGTGGAGGTGCTCAAGGTCAAGACCGTTATCGTCGGCCAGAACTTCACCTTCGGACGCAATGCCGCCGGCAATGTTGACACCCTGCGGGAGCTGGGGGAGAAGTACGACGTTCAGGTCGACATCGTGGATCTGCTCACCGAGGAGGGCATCATCTTGTCCTCCACCGAGATCCGCAAGGCCCTGCGGGACGGTGATGTGGAGAAGGCCAGTTGGATCCTGGGCCGGGATTACTCCATCAAGGAGACGGTTGTCCGCGGCGCGGGTCGTGGTGGCAAGGAACTTGGTTACCCCACCGCGAACATGTACTTCCCGGACCAGGTGGCACTCCCAGCTGATGGCGTCTACGCCGGCTGGTTCACCGTCTGTGGAGATGAACCTATCGACGGGGACATGGAACCGGGGGTGGCTTACCCCACCTCAATCTCAGTGGGCACCAACCCCACCTTCGGTGATGAACAACGCAGCGTGGAGTCTTTCATCCTGGACCGTAACGCCGACCTCTACGGTCATCGCGCGGTGGTGACCTTCGTGAAACGGTTGCGGGGCATGGAGAAGTTCGCTTCCGTGGAGCAGCTGTTGAGCGCCATCAACCAGGATGTGGTGGATACCCGCTCAGCTCTCGACATCGGGAAGCAATAG
- the truB gene encoding tRNA pseudouridine(55) synthase TruB — MNDALSGSGLVIVDKPAGMTSHDVVSRLRRIFGTKKVGHAGTLDPMATGVLVLGIERGTRFLAHLVTATKTYEATIRLGAATTTDDAEGEVLSSSPATDLNPEGISAGVEKLSGEIMQRPASVSAIKINGKRAHELVREGQQVEIPARPVTVHSFEILAQRQEGDFHDLDVRVHCSSGTYIRSLARDLGEDLGVGGHLTALRRTELGPFTLDDALTLEQLAEDPRLSLSLDESLTRNFPVLQVTTEEGEALAMGKWLAPRGLEGVHAAVTPEGKAVALIKEKGKRLSTVFVARPSTL, encoded by the coding sequence ATGAATGATGCACTATCGGGTTCCGGCCTCGTGATCGTTGATAAGCCGGCCGGGATGACCTCACATGATGTGGTTAGCAGGCTGCGGCGGATTTTCGGGACCAAAAAAGTCGGTCATGCCGGCACCCTGGATCCCATGGCCACCGGGGTGCTGGTGCTGGGCATCGAACGTGGCACCCGTTTTCTGGCGCACCTGGTCACCGCCACCAAGACCTATGAAGCCACCATCCGCTTGGGCGCGGCCACCACCACCGATGATGCTGAGGGAGAGGTGCTCAGCAGCTCCCCCGCCACCGATCTCAACCCGGAGGGGATCAGCGCTGGGGTGGAAAAACTCAGCGGGGAGATCATGCAACGCCCCGCCTCGGTCAGCGCCATCAAGATCAACGGCAAACGCGCCCACGAGCTGGTCCGGGAAGGACAGCAGGTGGAGATTCCGGCACGTCCGGTCACCGTCCACAGTTTCGAGATCCTCGCCCAGCGTCAGGAGGGGGACTTCCATGACCTGGATGTCAGGGTGCACTGCTCCTCCGGCACCTATATCCGTTCCCTGGCCCGCGACCTGGGCGAGGACCTGGGAGTCGGCGGGCACCTCACGGCGTTGCGTCGCACCGAGTTGGGGCCCTTCACCCTGGATGATGCCCTCACCCTGGAGCAGCTGGCGGAAGATCCCCGTCTCTCCCTGAGCCTGGATGAGTCCCTGACCCGCAACTTCCCCGTCCTGCAGGTCACCACAGAGGAGGGCGAGGCACTGGCAATGGGCAAGTGGCTGGCACCCCGTGGACTGGAAGGCGTGCACGCCGCAGTCACCCCCGAAGGTAAGGCCGTGGCCCTGATCAAGGAGAAGGGCAAGCGACTGTCCACGGTCTTCGTCGCCCGCCCCTCCACCCTCTAA
- a CDS encoding 4'-phosphopantetheinyl transferase family protein encodes MLEASLFPTSARFCYVKTSPDEIDLNNYRDLHPLEQSLVSHSVDIRKSEFGDARWCAHQALRDLGYDKGQPILRGERGVPLWPDEVCGSMTHTRGFRAAVVAPRLLVRAMGLDAEPADELPPEVLGSIAREGELAQLERLAANGVTAPDRLLFCAKEATYKAWFPMTHRWLGFEQAEIDIREDGTFISYLLVRPTPVPFIDGRWVERDGFYVAATAVL; translated from the coding sequence ATGCTTGAAGCCAGTCTTTTCCCCACGTCGGCCAGGTTCTGTTATGTCAAGACCTCCCCGGATGAGATTGACCTGAACAATTATCGAGATCTGCATCCTCTGGAGCAGTCCCTGGTGTCTCATTCGGTGGATATCCGCAAGTCCGAGTTCGGTGATGCCCGCTGGTGCGCCCACCAGGCCCTGCGGGATCTGGGATATGACAAGGGTCAGCCGATTCTGCGCGGGGAGCGTGGGGTGCCGCTGTGGCCGGATGAGGTCTGTGGGTCGATGACCCATACCCGGGGTTTCCGGGCGGCGGTGGTGGCTCCGCGGTTGCTGGTGCGTGCCATGGGGTTGGATGCGGAACCGGCGGATGAACTACCGCCGGAGGTGCTGGGTTCAATTGCCCGGGAGGGGGAGTTGGCCCAGTTGGAGCGTTTGGCGGCAAATGGGGTGACGGCACCGGATCGGTTGCTCTTCTGTGCGAAGGAGGCCACCTACAAGGCCTGGTTCCCGATGACGCATCGTTGGCTGGGTTTTGAGCAGGCGGAGATCGACATCCGTGAGGACGGCACCTTCATCTCCTACCTGCTGGTGCGGCCCACCCCGGTGCCTTTCATTGATGGCCGCTGGGTGGAGCGCGATGGTTTCTATGTCGCCGCCACGGCGGTGCTCTGA